TTGGGCGCCTTTTCCGTCCTCCGTTCCCGCTTTTTTTCTCGTCGTGCCTCCTCGCAAAAAGAGCTCCACTCAGGCCGGGGCGCGGGAGTTAACGCTAAACAATGTCATCCGCATGAACTTAAAGTTCTGGGGAACCCTTTAATAAATTATTTTTTGAGATATAATTAGATGCATTTTAAATTAAACGTTCTAAATAAATCCGATAGGTTTTGCTATTTGAAGATTTAACTGCTAATTTTTTATGATAAGAAAAAGTTTAATTATTCATATGCTCCTGATATTGTTTGTATCAGCGTCTGTGAGCGCGCAGAATTTAGAACAAAAGTATAGTAAGTTAATCAAGGAATCTACTTCCACAATTCAAAACAAAGAACTTTCTAAAAAATACCTTGTGTTGATTGATTATTCTATTTTCTCAGGGAAGAAACGTATGTTTATATACGATATACGTAAAAAGAAATTTGTAGATTCTTTCATGGTAATGCATGGGAACCCCAGAGGGAAAAGAACCGCAACAGTTAGATACAGCAATCAGCCCAAAAGCGCTTTATCATCTAAAGGCAGATATATTATAGACGCTAAATTAACTAGAAGTAATAATTTTATCGCAAAATATAATCTTAAAGGAATTGATGCCACAAACAGTAACGCTTTTCGCAGAAAAATTGTGATTCATTATTCAAAACATGTACCTTTAATTGAAACGTCCAAACCTATCGTAAATAGTAGGGGATGTCCGGCAATTTCCTGGTTATCTTTTATTAAACTGAACTCATATATCCAGGGTCCAACTTTACTTGTCGTTATCTAATTAAATTTTTCCGGTTTATCGAACACTTTATAATTTGTCTCTTATTAGTTGATTTACTGAGTGATTCCTGCATTCGAGCCCAACCGGGCCGTTCCGTAGGAACGGAATCTGTGTAGAAAACAGAATAAACTGGCGGCGTTCCGTAGGAACGCTATCTTTCTTAAATTTGCGCAAACTAAATAAATGCATTCAGATTTCTTTAAATACCAGGCACAAACTACGCAATTTGCCGCAGGCTTCGAAGTAGAAAAAGCCGAAGGAAGCTATATCTACGGCAAAGACGGCAGAAAATACCTTGATTTTGTAGCCGGAGTTTCCGCCAATACACTGGGCCATTCGCATCCTAAAATCGTGGAAGCCATAAAAACGCAGGCCGAAAAGTACCTGCACGTAATGGTTTACGGAGAATACGCGCAGGAAATGCCCGTTAAATTATGTAAACTCTTAGCTGAAGCAACGCCCGAGCCTCTCGAAGTAACTTATCTCGTCAACTCAGGTGCAGAAGCAATCGACGGCAGTTTAAAACTGGCAAAGCGATACACAGGCAGAGAAGAAATCATTTCCTTTAAAAATTCGTATCACGGAAATACGCACGGCGCCTTGTCGGTTTCGGGGAATGAATATCACAAGCGTGAATTCCGGCCTTTGCTTCCAATGGTGAGTTTTATTGAATTTAACTGGGTTCCTGACCTCGAAAAAATTACTGATAAAACTTCCTGTGTACTGCTTGAAACCATTCAGGGCGCTGCAGGATTTCTAGTTTCTGAAAACGGTTATCTGAAAAAACTGAAATCGCGGTGCGAAGAAGTGGGTGCTTTGTTGATTTTAGATGAAATTCAGCCGGGTTTTGGAAGAACAGGAAAGTTGTTTGCTTTCGAACATTATGGCATCGTGCCGGATATCCTCGTGATGGGAAAAGGCATGGGCGGCGGTGTTCCGGTCGGCGCATTTATGAGTTCGCGGAAGATTATGGAGACACTTTCGCATTCACCTAAGCTTGGCCACATCACCACTTTTGGAGGAAATCCGCTGATTGCCGCAGCAAGTTACGCGACGCTTAAAGAAGTTTTAGAAAGCGGTCTTATGAATGAGGTGGACGAAAAAGAAAAGCTCTTCCGTGAACTTCTGGTACATCCTAAAATAAAGAACATCAACGGCCGCGGACTGATGCTCGCCGTGAATCTTGGCAGTCCAGAATTCACTTTGAATGTAGCCAAACGCTCCATGGAAAAAGGCCTCGTGGTTTTCTGGCAGCTGTATAAAAACGAATATTTAAGAATTTCGCCACCGCTAACACTGTCGTTGGATGAGATCCACGAGGGTTGCCAGATCATCCTGCAGGTTCTTGATGAAACTGTCTGATTCCGTTCGGAAAAAAAAATTCTGAACTTATAGCCACGATCGCAGCGGCATCCTTTTTTGGTAGCTGAGGTTCTGGAAGCTTCCAAGAAAGATACAGCGGAGAGCGGGTATTAGGGTGGCAGAAAACGCTTTCTACGTTGCTCCTCAATTGCCGTATTTTTTACGCTGCTTTGTTGCATATATAAATAATTAATTTATATATTGCGGCACAATAAAAAACAGGGAGCGATATGGCGAAAACGAAGGTGCAATACGAATTTCCAATGCACTGTCAGTCGGAGATTTTATATGAGTATATGGCAAGTGCAGAGGGACTTTCTGAGTGGTTTGCTGATGAAGTTCTGGAGAAAGGCGACGATTTTTTCTTCAGCTGGAACAGCGGGCCGGCCGAAAAAGCCACGCTGATCCGTTACAAACCCGAAAGTTTTGTGCGTTTCCGATGGGAAGAGGATGAAGGGACCAAAAATTTCTTCGAAATGACGATCGCGATTGATGACATCACCGAAGACCTTTCACTAAATGTAACTGATTTCTGCGATCCCGGAGATGAAGATGAAAACCAGCTCTACTGGGAAAATCTGATCGAAAACCTTAAAATTAAACTGGGCGCCTCATAAGCGCTGCATTTTCCGATAAACTTGATGAACGATTTTTTCGTTCATTATTTTTTTAAATAAAACGTAAATTTTGGATCATTTTCAATTTCATTCCGGCGATTTTCAGCCGCACAACCGCGCTTTTCTGCATGGTGATGTGGTGAGAGTTTCGTTTTTCGTGCGCGAAGCAAAGCTCATAATGGCCGAAGAATCATACTTTTTTCTAATGGCATCGATGCGTAAGATGCGCATGAACATACCGCTGAGTTATACGCTTGAGTTTTTTGAGCAGCTGCTTTCTGCAAAGGTGCTGTCAAACGGTATCTCAGAGGCGGTAGTGACATTACACGTTTACCGCGGTTTCGGGCCCGCACTTGAAAAAGCAGAAGTTTCATTTTTTGCTGAAATAAAGCTGGGCGATGTGTTGCAAATCCGTGAAGCCATCGAGATGGATCTTGTGAAAGAAATTAACGTCAACACAAATCTTTTAAGCAATATCCGCGTGCATTGCCCCGAGAATATCTATGCAGAAATCTACGCCAGAGAGAACGATCTTGATGATGTGATTTTGCTTAATCCGAACAGAAGAATTGCGCGCAGCATTTACGGTAATCTCCTGTTTCTGCAGGATCATGTGATTAAAATCCCAAAACAGTCGGAAGGTGCTTATATTTCTCCACTCATGGAGAATTTGGTTACTTTTCTGCACAAAAAACAGCTTGCCGAAATTCAGGAGGTTGAGATGATCGCATTTGAATCCCAAAAAGCTGATGAAATTCTGATGCTGTCCGACGAAAAAGGAATCTTCCCGCTAAGAAAAATCAGGAACAAGACTTTTGATTTTGAGAGATTCAGCGGTTTTGTGGAGCAGTGGCGCAGCAGTTTCGCATAATTGGCAAACCCGATAAACAACCTTTAAAGAAAAGTCAGTTACCGGGTTTTAGTTTGTGTGAGTGTACCATAAAAACGGCGCTGTTGCGCTTAAATTATTTCGGTCTCTATTAAAGTTTTGTTAAAGTTCGGCAAGCCTGTTCAGCACTCAGTTCATCGAAAGATCTTCGGGCGCGTTGGCCCAAAGCAGAAATTCGCCGCCCAGATTCTGCATAATGTTTTTCCACAGGCTGTGGTCGGTGGGTAAGGTATAATCGAGGTTATAGACATCTACTACAGTCCAGAGTTTGCGTCGGATCTCGTTCTCAAGCTGACCGGGCGCCCAGCCGGAATAACCCGAAAACACTTTGATGTCTTCCGCCGAAAGCCGCCCTTCGATAATTGCAGCAACCACGTTTTCGATGTCTTCGGTAAGATAAAACCCATCATTGATCTCCGAAAAACTTTCAGTTACTTTTTCGCCTTTATTAATGAAGAAAATCTTGTCGTTTTCCACAGGGCCGCCTTCGTACACATCCACTCTAAAACCGAAGATATTGAGCAGCCGTGCGCTCATATTCTGGTTTTTTTTGTTAAGAATAAGTCCGAACGCGCCTTCAGCATTATGATCAATCACCAGGACGACCGAACGCGAAAAGATGTCGCCTGAAATATCGGGAGTGGAAATTATAATTTTACCTTTGTAGGAATAGTTCATCACTGATGGAGGTTTAAGGAGAACCTATAACCAAAAGTAATAAAAAATTAGATGGAAAACCTGCACGATAAGCGAAAAAATTACGAAAAATCGGAACTTCTGGAACATCAGATAAAGGAAAACCCGATGGAGCAGTTCAGAAACTGGTACCTCGAAGCGCAGGATAATCCGGGTATTTACGAGGCAAATGCGATGGCGGTTTCAACGCTAGAAGCCGACGGCTGTCCGCGCACCCGAATGGTTTTGCTTAAATCTTACACCTGGGAAGGTTTCGTCTTCTACACTAACTACGAGAGTAGGAAAGGCAGGGCGATTGAGACAAATCCGAAGGCGTGTCTGCATTTTTTCTGGCCCAATATGGAACGGCAGATCATCATAAAAGCAAACCTTGTAAAAATTGCCGCAAATCTGAGCGACGGTTACTTCGATTCCCGGCCCAAAGGCAGCCAGCTGGGCGCCGTAGTTTCTCCCCAAAGCCAGATCATCCCGGATCGCAATTATCTTGAAGATAAGCTGAAAGTTCTGGAGCGCGAATTCGATGGAAAAGAGGTTCCACGCCCTGATAACTGGGGTGGTTACATCGCAAAGCCTTATGAAATAGAGTTCTGGCAGGGCCGGCCCAACCGCCTGCACGACCGCATTCTGTATGAACTGCAGCCAGATTTCGACTGGAAAATCTCGCGGCTTGCGCCCTGACGTCAAAACGAAATAACATATTATAAAGCCACAAAAAAAACCTCACAATCTGTGAGGTTTAAATCTTGTGGGATAACCGATGGATTATTTTTTCTTTCCACCCATTACTGAACCAGCTAAATCAGCGCCTGCTTTGAACTTGGCAACAGTTTTTGCAGCGATTTTGATTGGTTTTTTAGTTGCAGGGTTAATACCTTGGCGTGCAGCTCTTTCAGCTACTGAAAAAGTACCAAATCCTACTAATGAAACCTTACCGTCTTTCTGCGATAAAGTTGCAGTAACATTCGAGATGAATGATTCCAAAGCTGCTTTTGCAGCTACTTTTGTAATGCCGGCATCGTTTGCCATTGCGTCGATCAGTTCAGACTTGTTCATAATAATATTATTAAGTTTGTTTTGTAATTAGGGCAAATATAAAACAATTTTCAAATTGCGCAAATTTTTTACACATATTTAAATAAAAATTGATTTAAAGCCCAAATTTAACGCAAACTCATTAATTCAGGATTTTGTAATTCATCGCAGTTTGCGCGCAACATAATCTTAACAAATCCTTTTGCTATCTATCATTTTTCACAATGCGATGTATGAGATTCTGTTTTGCGAATTACATAAAAACAGGTTCCTCATTTTATTTTTTTGCGGGTTGTATTAATGCAAGTTTTTTGGAATCCATTCTGATTAAAATAATTAAATTTGCGCCATGTTAATTGAAGTTTTTAAATCGAAGATTCACCGTGTACACGTCACCGAATCTGATCTTAACTATATTGGAAGTATTACGATTGATGAGGATCTCCTCGAAGCCTCGGGAATTATCGTAGGCGAACGTGTTTTCATCGTAAATGTGAACAATGGCGAACGTTTCGATACCTACGCGATTAAAGGAAAAAGAAAATCCGGCGAGGTCTGTCTCAACGGCCCGGCCGCGCGAAGGGTGCAGAAAGGCGACATCATCATCATTATTGCTTATGCACAGATGACGCCAGAGGAAGCGCAGCATTTCCAGCCTAAAATTATCTTTCCGGACGAGAAGACCAATCTTCTCACCTGAATTTCCTCCTAAAAAAATACAATCTTTTGACCGACAACAAAAAATCAAGTTCGCTTAAGAACCTTTTAACCATCGGTGTTTCGCTTGCCGTGGCCGTGCTTTTCATGTGGTATGCACTGAAGGGGATGGAGTTTGACAGGATCGCTGGCTATTTTGCAAAAGCCAATTATTTCTGGGTTTTTGTTGCTTCCGTTTTCGGAATCCTGGCGTATTGGTTCAGAGCCGTAAGGTGGAATCTCCTGCTTGAGCCACTTGGTCATTCAATTTCAAATTCCAATGCATTTTGGACGATTTCTTTTGGTTATTTAATGAACCTCACCATTCCGAGAAGTGGGGAGCTTGCACGCTCAACCGCTTTGTTTGGTGTAGAAAAAGTTCCTGTTAACAAGTCCTTCGGAACAATTATCCTCGAAAGGGTAGTGGATCTGGTTTGCATGGGCCTGTTTCTGGCGCTCACTTTATTGTTTAAATATGACGCAATTCTTGCTTTTTACCGATATGTAACCGAGCAGAAAGCAAACGCGGACGAGCAACCGAACAATTATCTGTATTACTTTATTGGCGCTGCTTTACTTATCTCAGTGCTGTTTTTTCTATTGAGGCAGAAACTTCAGCAAATGGCGCTTTATCAGAAAGCCGCAAATTTCGGTAAGGGTATTTTCCACGGATTGATGTCCATTTTCAAACTGAAGCAGAAAGGCAGGTTTATCTTGCTGTCTTTGGCGATTTGGGTTTGCTATTATCTGGCTGCTTATCTGGTATGTTTTGCGCTTCCCGAGACTTCAAATTTCACCTTTGCCGACGGTTTCTTCATTATCGTGGTAGGCACTCTTGGGATGATGATACCGGCTTCGGGCGGAATCGGTGCGTTTCATCTTGCACTGAAATTCGGCATTATGGCCCTCTTTCTCTCTACGGGTAAAGATCCTGAAGCGGGCGGTGAGGTTGGCCTTTCTTACGCTTTTATCTCGCACACGATGCAGCTTGTGATTATGATTGTGATGGGAATTATATCCATCCCAGTATTGGCGAGAGCCAGAAACCGTTCAATTCAAAAGTAGCATCCGCTGAATAATCTCAGATTTAATCATAAAAAAAAATCAGAATGAATTTGTTCATCTGATTTTTTTATTTTGAAACGATTTATCTTATCCGAAAGCCCGTTTCAACAAACTCTCCACTTTCGGCTCGCTGCCCCGGAAGTTTTTATAAAGCTTCATCGGATCCTGGGTTCCGCCCGCTGACAGCACTTTTTTGTATTTTGCTGCAACTTCAGGATTAAAGATTCCGTTCTCTTTAAAATACTGGAAAGCGTCGGCATCCAGCACTTCGGCCCATTTATAAGAGTAATATCCTGCCGAATATCCGCCCTGAAATATATGCGAAAAGCTTGTACTCATCGCTGTTTCGGGGTTTGCCGGATAAAGGTTTGCCGCAAGGGTTTCCTGGGTCTCAAACGTTTTGATGTCGCCCACTTTGTCGGCATCGGTGTGATAGGCAATATCAAGAAGTCCGAAACCTACCTGCCGCAAGGTCTGGTAACCTTCCATAAAATTTTTCGAGTCGGAAATCTTTTGTATTTTATGATCAGACAATACTTCGCCGGTTTTGTAATGTTTGGCAAATGTTTTAAGAAACTCCGGTTCGTAACAGAAGTTTTCGAGAAACTGAGACGGAAGTTCAACAAAGTCCCATTTCACCGACGTTCCCGAAAGATTGGGGTAAGTAGTATCTGCTAAAATTCCGTGCAGCGCATGCCCAAATTCATGAAAAAGCGTCGTGACTTCCTGGAAAGTAAGCAGACTTGGCGTGTCAGCGGTAGGTTTCGAAAAATTACACACCACCGAAATATGCGGTCTTGAATTTTCGCCGTTTTTCCTAAACTGATTTTTAAAACTCGTCATCCATGCACCCGCTCTTTTGCCTTTTCTTGGAAAATAATCCGCGTAAAGTAGCGCTTTGAACGCGCCATCCTCGAAAATTTCGTAGGTTTTTACATCGGCGTGGTATTTTGGGATGTCGGTGGTTTCCGCAAATTCTACACCGAAGAGCTTTTTGGCAAGACCAAAGACGGCCTCCTGCACTTTTTCAAGCTGAAAATAGGGTTTGAGTTCTTCGTCATCGATATCGAATTTTGCTTTGCGGAGTTTTTCTGCATAAAAGGCGTGATCATAACTTTGCATCTCCACAATTCCATCTGCCGCAGCCAGAACTTTCAGTTCTTCTATTTCGCGTTCTGCGTAAGGTTTTGCTTTTTCGAGCAATTCATTAAGAAACGATTTTACTTTTGCCGGCGTTTGCGCCATTCTTTCTTCCAGCACGTATTCGGCATAGCTTCCGTAGCCCAGCATCTTCGCCTTTTGCTGTTTGAGGCTTGTAATTTCTTTGATTAAATTCTGATTGTCGAATTCATTATTATTGAATGATTTTTTTCCGTTGGCAAGTGCAATTTCCCGTCGGAGTTCACGGTTTTCAGCGTAAGTCATCAGCGGGATAAAACTCGGATACTGCAGGGTGACTACAAAACCGTCGAGATTCCGCTCTTTTGCGTCCTCGCGGTACTGTTCAACAATAGCCTGCGGAATCCCGGCGAGATCAGCCTCTCCCGTGATATGCTTAAAGTAATTGTTGGTTTCCGCGAGCACATTTTGGCCAAACTGCAGCGATTTTTTTGAGATTTCGACACTGATGTTTTTAAATTTCTCCTTGTCGGATTCATTTAAAAGTGCGCCACTTCTCACAAAACCTTTGTAAGTTTCATTCAGCAACATTTGTTGTTCTTCAGTGAGGTCTAGCTTACCTTTATTTTCGTAAACCTGCTTTATTTTGCTGAACAGGGCTTCGTTTTGGGAAATCTTCGCAGAGAACTCAGTTAATAACGGTGAAACTTCCTGCGCGATTTTCTGGATTTCGTCGTTGGTTTCGGCAGAATTAAGATTAAAAAATATACTCGAAACTACATCCAGCTGTTCGCCCGAAAAAGCCAGCGCTTCAATTACATCTTCAAATGTAGGATCTTCGGGATTGTTTGCAATTTCCTCTATTTCCTGTTCAGATTTTGATATGAGTTCTTCAAAAGCGGGAAGAAAATGCGCTTCTTTTATTTCGTCGAAAGGAGCGGAGCTATGTTTGGTTGAAAATTTCTGTAATAAAGGATTGGTCATTCTTGAAAATTTTAAGGCCGCGCCATCGGTAACGTGACTGTTTGGATATA
This window of the Flavobacteriaceae bacterium 3519-10 genome carries:
- a CDS encoding aminotransferase class-III, whose translation is MHSDFFKYQAQTTQFAAGFEVEKAEGSYIYGKDGRKYLDFVAGVSANTLGHSHPKIVEAIKTQAEKYLHVMVYGEYAQEMPVKLCKLLAEATPEPLEVTYLVNSGAEAIDGSLKLAKRYTGREEIISFKNSYHGNTHGALSVSGNEYHKREFRPLLPMVSFIEFNWVPDLEKITDKTSCVLLETIQGAAGFLVSENGYLKKLKSRCEEVGALLILDEIQPGFGRTGKLFAFEHYGIVPDILVMGKGMGGGVPVGAFMSSRKIMETLSHSPKLGHITTFGGNPLIAAASYATLKEVLESGLMNEVDEKEKLFRELLVHPKIKNINGRGLMLAVNLGSPEFTLNVAKRSMEKGLVVFWQLYKNEYLRISPPLTLSLDEIHEGCQIILQVLDETV
- a CDS encoding Aminodeoxychorismate lyase, with product MDHFQFHSGDFQPHNRAFLHGDVVRVSFFVREAKLIMAEESYFFLMASMRKMRMNIPLSYTLEFFEQLLSAKVLSNGISEAVVTLHVYRGFGPALEKAEVSFFAEIKLGDVLQIREAIEMDLVKEINVNTNLLSNIRVHCPENIYAEIYARENDLDDVILLNPNRRIARSIYGNLLFLQDHVIKIPKQSEGAYISPLMENLVTFLHKKQLAEIQEVEMIAFESQKADEILMLSDEKGIFPLRKIRNKTFDFERFSGFVEQWRSSFA
- a CDS encoding putative transcriptional regulator; translation: MMNYSYKGKIIISTPDISGDIFSRSVVLVIDHNAEGAFGLILNKKNQNMSARLLNIFGFRVDVYEGGPVENDKIFFINKGEKVTESFSEINDGFYLTEDIENVVAAIIEGRLSAEDIKVFSGYSGWAPGQLENEIRRKLWTVVDVYNLDYTLPTDHSLWKNIMQNLGGEFLLWANAPEDLSMN
- a CDS encoding Pyridoxamine 5'-phosphate oxidase, which codes for MENLHDKRKNYEKSELLEHQIKENPMEQFRNWYLEAQDNPGIYEANAMAVSTLEADGCPRTRMVLLKSYTWEGFVFYTNYESRKGRAIETNPKACLHFFWPNMERQIIIKANLVKIAANLSDGYFDSRPKGSQLGAVVSPQSQIIPDRNYLEDKLKVLEREFDGKEVPRPDNWGGYIAKPYEIEFWQGRPNRLHDRILYELQPDFDWKISRLAP
- a CDS encoding DNA-binding protein HU-beta, coding for MNKSELIDAMANDAGITKVAAKAALESFISNVTATLSQKDGKVSLVGFGTFSVAERAARQGINPATKKPIKIAAKTVAKFKAGADLAGSVMGGKKK
- a CDS encoding Aspartate 1-decarboxylase, with the protein product MLIEVFKSKIHRVHVTESDLNYIGSITIDEDLLEASGIIVGERVFIVNVNNGERFDTYAIKGKRKSGEVCLNGPAARRVQKGDIIIIIAYAQMTPEEAQHFQPKIIFPDEKTNLLT
- a CDS encoding integral membrane protein, which gives rise to MTDNKKSSSLKNLLTIGVSLAVAVLFMWYALKGMEFDRIAGYFAKANYFWVFVASVFGILAYWFRAVRWNLLLEPLGHSISNSNAFWTISFGYLMNLTIPRSGELARSTALFGVEKVPVNKSFGTIILERVVDLVCMGLFLALTLLFKYDAILAFYRYVTEQKANADEQPNNYLYYFIGAALLISVLFFLLRQKLQQMALYQKAANFGKGIFHGLMSIFKLKQKGRFILLSLAIWVCYYLAAYLVCFALPETSNFTFADGFFIIVVGTLGMMIPASGGIGAFHLALKFGIMALFLSTGKDPEAGGEVGLSYAFISHTMQLVIMIVMGIISIPVLARARNRSIQK
- a CDS encoding Peptidyl-dipeptidase; this encodes MTNPLLQKFSTKHSSAPFDEIKEAHFLPAFEELISKSEQEIEEIANNPEDPTFEDVIEALAFSGEQLDVVSSIFFNLNSAETNDEIQKIAQEVSPLLTEFSAKISQNEALFSKIKQVYENKGKLDLTEEQQMLLNETYKGFVRSGALLNESDKEKFKNISVEISKKSLQFGQNVLAETNNYFKHITGEADLAGIPQAIVEQYREDAKERNLDGFVVTLQYPSFIPLMTYAENRELRREIALANGKKSFNNNEFDNQNLIKEITSLKQQKAKMLGYGSYAEYVLEERMAQTPAKVKSFLNELLEKAKPYAEREIEELKVLAAADGIVEMQSYDHAFYAEKLRKAKFDIDDEELKPYFQLEKVQEAVFGLAKKLFGVEFAETTDIPKYHADVKTYEIFEDGAFKALLYADYFPRKGKRAGAWMTSFKNQFRKNGENSRPHISVVCNFSKPTADTPSLLTFQEVTTLFHEFGHALHGILADTTYPNLSGTSVKWDFVELPSQFLENFCYEPEFLKTFAKHYKTGEVLSDHKIQKISDSKNFMEGYQTLRQVGFGLLDIAYHTDADKVGDIKTFETQETLAANLYPANPETAMSTSFSHIFQGGYSAGYYSYKWAEVLDADAFQYFKENGIFNPEVAAKYKKVLSAGGTQDPMKLYKNFRGSEPKVESLLKRAFG